From Luteolibacter arcticus, one genomic window encodes:
- a CDS encoding LamG-like jellyroll fold domain-containing protein — MKLDFLKRGPLLIIGAAIIVTTAHALIDADSDGMSDVWEGEHGFAVSGTQPSHQLPTADPDGDGWTNLEESQAGTDPSSGVPPEGILKPTVLKHPDFSTVFTISWPSLEGKQYKLYVSPDLSSGSWVQIDSPMMGTGATIEYGTEAIDEDGYLPDRLFWKVSVADVDSDGDTYTDYEELAKKLNPNRADTDGDGFPDNTDPDPLDFADKDGANLSGNVTTGLLGRWDFEGGGPDDVTLVSTPNNEAGAIDIGNTGAGWDGRDDWPRAASGMPWACLHLIAADSHAKVPTTRLNHDTHTWAMWIKFPRATVSSPGALDSSAGKRTLFAVGKDETLSSNDPDSRPIVQCYFDGKGTTNNSSDNRLVLSNWDDGVESQLASWSVPAALDDGQWHHIAIYFDDNEGGRGKYRAWYDGGAFDDNQKDIIAGNVFTYTLNAASHPWCYLGRFMKFIPPGQGHETLGAQIDRLRVYNKVLQPSDVLALYNQDIDDDGLTDRFESRTRFWRDHNHDKIDQQSETTFPVSPFLNDPAGSDHDGDGLSTHDEQTRGTNPWKADSDGDLLPDGWEVEHGSSPSDTDGLTATEEYKWGTDPKSADTDGDGTNDSDETTQGSHPNDASDGGQPLPADQRLAIRIGVGDQSGSHSEDYVVECYRIDIETGEEKLHYIVRSGGFGQYTEQDYNIFRKDQTYTFRLKWQGTSTGTSSSGASDGPDYDYTFKVIPQASHGGILIDSWDKDRGSIGLGKKLLGVNRNDVAADESAFKEEIENRRVVLYSIQTHSQDRMFAGSVTTLRGFERLQLVITNPETGEDFGTHGYLAGEGDTRVYQSLKGMLGSEDDQGTDVRDPRVWFLQDTLNYRRTEFYLVSGVKGEGYGKIKVEARFNGQSLGSVERSLQAHTQFEETIDMVTGWAAGKGFRIDPGAAGGTIAARNNLTDGAGLSEPELWATPTLIPFMLIGHQVEGVTIVARGLGEGIVAGLKDDLEFAGLLATGAMIAADWTAAALQSEIQKWQDDPLARMSELHGIMTDFFQKQVYEPLGNLVADLSTFEGFKKLFWQAVAKGITISMAANNLNIWEKTVDALGEWFDDFGNRMAAGAESAAWINTPFAKSGLLAEGTQVFREQCYTFGYTLGYMCEQVAVGMLTGGAMKIGQVALKGGVTLAGNLAKRTAGAIAMRGHWMKALLGNSSLGDALVRFGYERGLLLCAVEPVGPSIKESVFEILEKLFTRSGFQRATFNFKNLLDDITKPGSNMRALVASAGGEALIQRRAAQLAVLLGDQCDETIMKNFLKVAEERLIILRPAPDGHVVDEFFEGFFRCFEGNPSLMVNADTAELSLSQLSANGKAYLKSFLSDPDAGNLWKIDDPLWVDEDIAIPHNYWVRGLLAEIDVYKRVYKSQGFTHHPTAAGFDLSDDVTWVQIKSVKNPGGAIDGMKKAIDKLAASRPDSGDLKLHILAKPGTDTAGLKSALDNYLGGKPYESRFEVEIEFYDLGPQ, encoded by the coding sequence ATGAAGCTCGATTTCTTGAAGCGAGGGCCACTCCTGATCATCGGCGCGGCGATCATCGTCACCACCGCCCATGCTCTGATCGACGCCGACAGCGACGGCATGAGTGATGTCTGGGAAGGGGAACACGGTTTTGCCGTCTCCGGCACTCAGCCGTCCCATCAACTGCCAACCGCTGATCCGGACGGGGACGGCTGGACGAACCTTGAGGAATCCCAGGCCGGAACCGACCCAAGCTCGGGAGTTCCGCCAGAGGGTATCCTGAAGCCCACGGTTCTCAAGCACCCCGACTTTTCCACCGTCTTCACCATCAGTTGGCCGTCGCTTGAAGGGAAACAGTACAAGCTCTACGTCTCCCCCGACCTCTCCTCCGGAAGCTGGGTCCAGATCGACAGCCCGATGATGGGAACCGGCGCGACCATCGAATACGGTACGGAAGCCATCGACGAGGACGGCTACCTCCCTGATCGCCTGTTCTGGAAGGTCTCCGTGGCTGACGTCGACAGTGATGGCGATACCTACACCGACTACGAGGAGCTTGCGAAGAAACTGAATCCTAACAGAGCCGATACCGACGGCGATGGATTTCCCGATAACACGGATCCGGATCCCTTGGATTTCGCGGACAAGGACGGAGCCAATCTCTCCGGAAACGTGACCACCGGTCTCCTTGGGCGCTGGGACTTTGAGGGCGGCGGGCCGGACGATGTCACCCTCGTTTCCACCCCGAATAACGAGGCGGGCGCGATCGACATCGGCAACACGGGAGCAGGATGGGATGGACGAGATGACTGGCCGCGTGCTGCCAGCGGGATGCCTTGGGCATGCCTGCATCTGATCGCGGCCGATTCTCACGCGAAAGTCCCCACGACACGCTTGAATCACGACACCCACACCTGGGCGATGTGGATCAAGTTTCCCCGGGCGACTGTCTCGTCGCCAGGTGCCCTTGATTCCTCCGCCGGGAAGCGCACGCTCTTTGCCGTCGGAAAGGACGAGACATTGTCGAGCAACGACCCCGATTCGCGTCCGATTGTTCAGTGCTATTTCGATGGCAAGGGCACCACAAACAACTCGTCCGACAATCGCCTCGTTCTATCCAATTGGGACGACGGAGTCGAAAGTCAGCTCGCTTCGTGGAGCGTTCCCGCCGCATTGGACGACGGCCAATGGCACCACATCGCAATTTACTTCGACGATAACGAAGGCGGCCGCGGAAAATATCGAGCTTGGTACGACGGTGGCGCATTCGACGACAACCAGAAAGATATTATTGCGGGAAACGTCTTTACATACACTCTCAATGCGGCATCGCACCCTTGGTGCTACCTTGGGAGATTCATGAAATTCATCCCTCCCGGGCAGGGACATGAAACGCTGGGAGCTCAAATTGATCGCTTGCGGGTTTACAACAAGGTCCTGCAGCCAAGCGATGTCCTCGCGCTCTACAATCAGGACATCGATGACGACGGTCTTACCGACCGCTTTGAGTCGAGAACCCGGTTCTGGCGTGACCACAATCACGACAAGATCGACCAGCAGTCCGAGACTACCTTCCCGGTAAGCCCGTTCTTGAACGATCCAGCTGGTTCCGATCATGACGGGGACGGCCTTTCGACCCACGATGAACAGACGCGTGGAACCAACCCTTGGAAGGCCGACAGCGACGGCGACCTGCTGCCCGACGGTTGGGAAGTGGAACACGGGAGTTCTCCGAGCGATACCGACGGATTGACCGCCACAGAGGAATACAAATGGGGGACCGATCCGAAGTCGGCGGATACGGATGGCGACGGCACAAACGATAGTGACGAAACCACCCAAGGCTCCCATCCCAATGATGCTTCGGACGGCGGCCAGCCGCTGCCAGCAGACCAGCGTCTTGCCATCCGCATCGGCGTGGGTGATCAGAGCGGGAGCCACTCCGAGGATTACGTTGTGGAATGCTACCGCATCGATATCGAGACGGGCGAGGAGAAGCTGCATTACATCGTCCGGAGCGGCGGCTTTGGCCAATACACCGAGCAAGACTACAACATCTTCCGCAAGGATCAGACCTACACCTTCCGGCTGAAGTGGCAGGGTACGAGTACCGGAACCTCGAGCAGCGGGGCGAGCGACGGACCGGACTATGACTATACCTTCAAGGTCATTCCCCAGGCCAGCCATGGAGGTATCCTCATCGACTCCTGGGACAAGGACCGCGGCTCGATTGGCCTCGGTAAGAAGCTGCTCGGGGTAAACCGGAATGATGTTGCCGCAGATGAGAGTGCCTTCAAGGAGGAGATCGAGAACCGCCGGGTCGTCCTTTATTCGATCCAGACGCACTCGCAGGATCGCATGTTCGCTGGCTCGGTGACGACCCTGCGCGGCTTCGAGAGACTTCAACTCGTCATCACGAACCCCGAGACTGGAGAGGACTTCGGCACCCACGGTTACCTTGCGGGCGAGGGTGACACGCGCGTTTACCAGTCCCTGAAGGGTATGCTCGGTAGCGAGGACGACCAGGGGACGGACGTGAGGGACCCCCGGGTGTGGTTTCTCCAGGATACCCTCAACTACCGACGGACCGAATTCTATCTGGTCTCGGGTGTAAAGGGGGAGGGCTACGGGAAAATCAAGGTCGAGGCCAGGTTCAATGGCCAGTCCCTTGGTAGCGTGGAGCGGTCCCTTCAAGCTCATACCCAGTTTGAAGAAACCATCGACATGGTGACGGGATGGGCCGCCGGAAAAGGCTTCCGCATCGACCCCGGCGCAGCCGGCGGAACGATTGCAGCCCGGAACAACCTCACGGACGGGGCTGGGCTCAGCGAGCCGGAACTGTGGGCTACGCCCACTCTGATCCCGTTCATGCTCATCGGACATCAGGTGGAGGGGGTGACGATTGTTGCGCGGGGGCTGGGGGAGGGGATTGTTGCAGGTCTGAAAGACGATCTCGAGTTCGCGGGATTGCTGGCAACTGGTGCTATGATCGCGGCGGATTGGACGGCGGCGGCACTACAAAGCGAGATCCAGAAGTGGCAAGACGACCCATTGGCTCGCATGTCCGAGTTGCATGGGATCATGACTGACTTCTTCCAGAAGCAGGTCTATGAGCCGCTCGGAAACCTTGTAGCCGATCTCTCCACTTTTGAGGGATTCAAGAAGCTCTTCTGGCAAGCGGTGGCAAAGGGGATCACCATCTCAATGGCCGCCAACAACCTGAACATTTGGGAGAAGACGGTCGACGCTCTCGGCGAATGGTTTGACGACTTCGGGAACCGTATGGCGGCGGGAGCTGAGAGCGCCGCATGGATCAATACCCCGTTTGCCAAGTCCGGGCTCCTGGCAGAAGGCACTCAGGTCTTCAGGGAACAGTGCTATACGTTTGGATATACCTTGGGATACATGTGCGAGCAGGTCGCAGTGGGCATGCTTACAGGAGGTGCCATGAAGATCGGCCAAGTTGCTCTGAAAGGTGGGGTCACGTTGGCGGGCAATCTCGCAAAGCGAACCGCGGGAGCGATTGCGATGCGAGGGCACTGGATGAAGGCGTTATTAGGAAACTCGTCCCTCGGAGACGCGCTTGTACGTTTCGGGTATGAGCGTGGATTGCTGCTTTGCGCGGTGGAGCCGGTTGGACCGTCGATCAAGGAGAGCGTTTTCGAGATATTGGAGAAGCTCTTTACGAGGTCCGGGTTCCAGCGTGCCACCTTCAATTTCAAAAACTTGCTCGACGACATTACCAAGCCCGGAAGCAATATGCGGGCGCTTGTGGCCAGCGCTGGCGGGGAGGCCTTGATTCAACGCAGGGCTGCTCAATTAGCCGTACTCTTGGGAGATCAATGTGACGAGACAATCATGAAGAATTTCCTCAAGGTCGCTGAAGAACGACTAATCATCCTTCGACCAGCCCCCGACGGACATGTGGTGGACGAATTCTTTGAAGGATTCTTCCGCTGCTTCGAAGGGAATCCGTCGCTCATGGTGAATGCCGATACCGCCGAGCTATCGCTCTCGCAGTTGTCCGCAAATGGCAAGGCCTACTTGAAGAGCTTCCTTTCGGACCCCGACGCAGGTAATCTGTGGAAAATCGACGATCCCCTTTGGGTGGATGAGGATATCGCGATTCCCCACAACTATTGGGTCCGAGGCCTGCTGGCGGAAATCGACGTCTATAAGAGAGTGTACAAATCGCAGGGATTCACGCATCATCCCACTGCCGCGGGATTCGATTTGTCAGATGATGTTACCTGGGTTCAGATCAAGTCGGTCAAGAACCCCGGGGGTGCAATTGACGGGATGAAGAAAGCGATTGACAAGCTTGCCGCTAGCCGACCAGATTCCGGTGATCTGAAGCTCCATATCCTTGCGAAGCCCGGCACTGATACTGCGGGCCTGAAGTCTGCTCTCGACAATTATTTGGGCGGTAAACCTTACGAAAGTCGATTTGAAGTGGAAATTGAGTTTTATGATTTGGGGCCACAATGA
- the rnr gene encoding ribonuclease R encodes MDRKELRSALLRLMGGKGYRPMNKSELSRDLSLSSNDRPLLRSELAAMSREGLIADGRKGRYELPRPAGHDKLRGTIRFLPRGHAWFYPDATDPDNAATGIDIKKHSRVHIPRRDTGTALEGDRVLISFYLPKPEPWKQRERERSRGPQAPEEEPDARGKVEKVLERRSGRIVGTFHRKAKFIWVETEDPALAGQIDIFGDTTAEPGQLVVVDLDEWEKNRTPRGKILEVLGWPGDAGVDIVAVIHRHGLRTSFPEDVLAETRAVPEEVDPQEVARREDWRDRLVITIDPADAKDHDDAIWVERHDKGWTLAVHIADVSHYVKPRTRLDKEASERGNSTYLVDRVLPMLPPELSNGICSLKPGVNRLTKCAVIEISPVGKVLKTHFCDAVINSQSKLSYEQAQAILDGKPAPEGSPENLSEMVQESWRMAAVLRKKRFKDGALDLEMPEIRVKLDDKGKAVEVHQVEHTASHQLIEECMLLANEAVAHVLKVRNKPTIYRVHEDPDFGRLAEFTETARAHGYQPGDLSNRAHIQKLLDSSKGRPDEHLIKLGLLKSLKRAAYAPDPLGHYGLAKADYCHFTSPIRRYADLIVHRSLQPYLTNPPKLPDKVAGQTELAEFSRHISDTERTSAEAENETKQIKMLEYLDGCSKQDPPPEFDGMITDVRNAGLLVEATYIGARGLVKREDLPRGEWHFEHAQMRYVSRSGQQFQLGQKVKLQVQRIDFQGKFIDFRIAGEPTAKVHGAPIKWEGTPPPRAKKERTPKFEKTWPPKGKPQKAGKPQKAKRRKK; translated from the coding sequence ATGGATCGAAAAGAACTGCGGAGCGCGTTGCTCCGCCTGATGGGCGGCAAAGGTTACCGCCCGATGAATAAGTCGGAACTTTCCCGCGACCTCTCCCTCTCCTCGAACGATCGCCCATTGCTGCGTTCCGAACTCGCTGCGATGAGCCGCGAGGGTCTGATCGCCGATGGCCGCAAGGGCCGCTACGAGCTCCCCCGTCCCGCCGGGCACGACAAGCTGCGCGGCACCATCCGCTTCCTGCCGCGAGGCCACGCGTGGTTCTATCCGGACGCCACCGACCCGGACAACGCCGCCACCGGCATCGACATCAAGAAGCACTCGCGCGTCCACATTCCCCGCCGCGACACCGGCACCGCGCTGGAAGGCGACCGGGTGCTCATCTCCTTCTACCTGCCGAAACCGGAGCCGTGGAAGCAACGCGAGCGCGAGCGCAGTCGCGGTCCCCAGGCACCCGAGGAGGAGCCCGACGCCCGCGGCAAGGTCGAAAAGGTTCTCGAGCGCCGCAGCGGTCGGATCGTCGGCACCTTCCACCGCAAGGCGAAGTTCATCTGGGTGGAAACCGAGGATCCCGCGCTGGCCGGCCAGATCGACATCTTCGGCGACACCACCGCCGAGCCCGGCCAACTCGTCGTGGTCGATCTCGACGAGTGGGAAAAGAACCGCACCCCGCGCGGGAAGATTCTCGAAGTGCTCGGCTGGCCCGGCGACGCCGGCGTCGATATCGTGGCCGTCATTCATCGCCACGGCTTGCGGACCTCGTTTCCCGAGGACGTGCTCGCCGAGACGCGAGCCGTGCCGGAGGAAGTTGATCCACAGGAAGTCGCCCGCCGCGAGGACTGGCGCGACCGCCTCGTCATCACCATCGACCCCGCCGATGCGAAGGACCACGACGACGCGATCTGGGTGGAGCGCCACGACAAGGGCTGGACGCTCGCCGTCCACATCGCCGACGTGTCGCACTACGTCAAGCCGCGCACCCGGCTGGATAAGGAAGCCTCCGAACGCGGCAACTCCACCTACCTGGTGGACCGCGTGCTGCCGATGCTGCCACCCGAGCTTTCCAATGGCATTTGCTCGCTCAAGCCCGGCGTGAACCGGCTGACCAAGTGCGCGGTGATCGAAATCTCCCCGGTAGGAAAAGTCCTCAAGACCCACTTCTGCGATGCGGTGATCAACAGCCAGTCCAAGCTTTCCTACGAGCAGGCGCAGGCCATCCTCGATGGCAAACCCGCTCCCGAAGGCTCGCCGGAAAATCTCTCCGAGATGGTCCAGGAGTCGTGGCGGATGGCGGCAGTTCTGCGCAAGAAGCGCTTCAAGGACGGCGCGCTTGACCTCGAAATGCCGGAGATCCGCGTGAAGCTGGATGACAAGGGCAAGGCGGTGGAGGTCCACCAGGTCGAGCACACTGCCAGCCACCAGCTCATCGAGGAATGCATGCTGCTGGCGAACGAGGCCGTGGCCCACGTCCTGAAGGTCCGCAATAAGCCGACCATCTACCGCGTCCACGAGGATCCGGATTTTGGCAGGCTGGCGGAGTTCACGGAGACGGCCCGCGCCCACGGCTATCAGCCCGGCGACCTCTCGAACCGCGCGCACATCCAAAAACTGCTCGACTCGTCGAAGGGGCGCCCGGACGAGCACCTGATCAAGCTGGGCTTGCTGAAAAGCCTCAAGCGCGCCGCCTACGCGCCCGACCCACTCGGCCACTACGGCTTGGCGAAGGCCGACTACTGCCATTTCACCAGCCCGATCCGCCGCTACGCGGACTTGATCGTCCACCGCTCGCTCCAACCTTACCTCACCAATCCTCCGAAGCTCCCCGACAAGGTCGCGGGCCAAACCGAGCTCGCCGAGTTCTCGCGCCACATCTCCGACACCGAGCGCACCTCGGCCGAAGCCGAGAACGAGACCAAGCAGATCAAGATGCTCGAGTACCTCGATGGCTGCTCCAAGCAGGATCCGCCCCCGGAATTCGACGGCATGATCACCGACGTCCGCAACGCCGGCCTGCTGGTGGAGGCTACCTATATCGGCGCGCGCGGCCTCGTGAAACGCGAGGACCTCCCACGCGGCGAATGGCACTTCGAACACGCTCAGATGCGCTACGTCTCCCGCAGCGGCCAGCAATTCCAGCTCGGCCAGAAGGTGAAGCTGCAAGTCCAGCGGATCGACTTCCAAGGCAAGTTCATCGACTTCCGCATCGCCGGTGAGCCCACCGCCAAAGTCCACGGGGCACCCATCAAATGGGAGGGCACCCCACCGCCGCGCGCAAAGAAGGAGCGGACGCCGAAGTTCGAGAAGACATGGCCGCCGAAGGGGAAACCACAAAAAGCTGGAAAGCCCCAAAAGGCAAAACGACGGAAGAAGTAA
- a CDS encoding type II secretion system GspH family protein, producing the protein MKTRPYRRSQRGFTLVELLVVVSIIIVLAAMSFGAISIATKKKNAVTTLTDVTALASALDRYYDEYNKLPNVGSQDEMVAEGQSGAELLTILLGKEESSGEMQNPRQIVFLTSRNTKNKKQGGLVYSNGNQVEGLYDAWGRPLNIKFDEDFDGEIQNPIKQGDIVRGKKVIIWSFGADGKFGDNDEVKSW; encoded by the coding sequence ATGAAAACCCGTCCTTATCGCCGCTCGCAGCGCGGTTTCACGCTCGTCGAGCTCCTTGTCGTCGTCTCCATCATCATCGTGCTGGCCGCGATGAGCTTCGGCGCCATTTCGATCGCCACGAAGAAGAAGAATGCCGTGACGACCCTGACCGATGTCACGGCCCTCGCCTCCGCCCTGGACCGCTACTACGACGAATACAACAAGCTGCCGAATGTGGGCTCGCAAGACGAGATGGTCGCGGAAGGCCAGTCCGGTGCCGAGCTTCTCACGATCCTGCTGGGCAAGGAAGAATCCAGCGGCGAGATGCAAAACCCGCGGCAGATCGTCTTCCTCACTTCCCGGAATACCAAGAACAAGAAACAGGGTGGCCTGGTTTACAGCAACGGTAATCAGGTCGAAGGCCTGTATGACGCCTGGGGACGCCCGCTGAACATCAAGTTTGACGAGGACTTCGACGGTGAGATCCAGAACCCGATCAAGCAGGGCGACATCGTCCGCGGGAAGAAGGTCATCATCTGGAGCTTCGGTGCCGACGGGAAGTTCGGCGACAATGATGAGGTGAAGTCCTGGTAA